AAACCTTCGACGGCACAGGACTTTTCGAGGTCGCTGCCATCGGACCCCACGAGCGTTACGGCTTCACCAGTTTCATCGATATGGCACCAGAGCGCGAGACCGACAACACCGAGGAAAGATTGTGATGACGAACTACGACAAGCTCTACATCGGCGGCGAATGGGTAGCCCCCGCCACCGACCAGATTCTCGAGGTGTTCTCACCGGCAACGGAGGAGCGCGTCGGAAGCTGTCCCGTCGCCGCTCCGGCAGACATCGACGCCGCAGTCTCCGCTGCGCGCAACGCTTTCGACAACGGACCGTGGGCCAAGACCACACCGGCCGAGCGGGGCGCGATCCTCGCGAAGGCCGCCAAGCTCCTCGAAGAGCGAAGCGCAGATCTCAACCAGCTCATCTCCAGCGAGATGGGCCAGCCGCCCGCCATGGTCGGCATGATGCAGCAGACCCCGTCGATGGCGACGCTCGGCTTCTACTCCGAACTGGCCGACAAGTTCGCGTGGGAGGAAAAGCGCACCGGCGTCTTCGGGCAGACCAAGGTCACCCGCGAACCCGTTGGTGTTGTCGCAGCGGTTCTCGCCTGGAACGTTCCGTTGTTCCTCGCGATCAACAAGCTGGCCCCCGCGCTGCTCGCCGGCTGCACCGTCCTGCTCAAACCGGCTCCCGAGTCACCGCTCTCGGTGCACGTGATCGCGGAGATCTTCGCTGAGGCCGGCGTTCCCGCAGGCGTCATCTCCGTGCTCCCCGGCGGAGCCGAGACCGGCGAATACCTGGTCTCGCATCCTGACATCGACAAGATCACCTTCACCGGCTCCAGCGCCGTCGGCCGCAAGATCGGCGCCATCGCCGCGCAGAACCTCAAGCGCTGCTCCCTCGAACTCGGTGGCAAGTCCGCCGCCATCATCCTCGAGGACGCCAATCTCGCCTCCGGAATGCCGATGCTCGTCATGTCCGGCCTCATGAACACCGGTCAGGCGTGCGTCGCGCAGACCCGAATCCTCGCTCCCCGTTCACGTTACGACGAGGTCATCGAAGGTCTCAAGACCGCGGCCGGTTACATGACCGTCGGCGATCCGTCCGATCCGGCATCTCAGCTCGGCCCGCTGATCTCCGAGAAGCAGCGCGAGCGCGTCGAAGGTTACATCGCCAAGGGCAAGGAAGAGGGCGCTCGACTGGTCCTCGGCGGCGGCCGTCCCGCGGGACTCGACAAGGGCTGGTACGTCGA
The nucleotide sequence above comes from Rhodococcus sp. KBS0724. Encoded proteins:
- a CDS encoding aldehyde dehydrogenase, whose amino-acid sequence is MTNYDKLYIGGEWVAPATDQILEVFSPATEERVGSCPVAAPADIDAAVSAARNAFDNGPWAKTTPAERGAILAKAAKLLEERSADLNQLISSEMGQPPAMVGMMQQTPSMATLGFYSELADKFAWEEKRTGVFGQTKVTREPVGVVAAVLAWNVPLFLAINKLAPALLAGCTVLLKPAPESPLSVHVIAEIFAEAGVPAGVISVLPGGAETGEYLVSHPDIDKITFTGSSAVGRKIGAIAAQNLKRCSLELGGKSAAIILEDANLASGMPMLVMSGLMNTGQACVAQTRILAPRSRYDEVIEGLKTAAGYMTVGDPSDPASQLGPLISEKQRERVEGYIAKGKEEGARLVLGGGRPAGLDKGWYVEPTIFADVDNSMTIAREEIFGPVLSVIPYDSEDEAVKIANDSDYGLAGSVWTTDIDHGLEIAAQIRTGTYAINWYAFDAGSPFGGYKNSGIGRENGPEGLEAFCETKSVLMPPGYTS